The genomic interval GACATATGTCGTTGCTGGCACGTTGAACCTAATTACCGACTTGATGGTCATGGCGCTCCCGCTCCCTCACATATGGAAGCTCCAGCTCACGCTTGCCAAAAAAGTGGCTCTCTGCGGTGTGTTCAGCATAGGTTTGCTGTGAGTTCCCTGCGTTCCCCCGTCTGCAACAGCTTCTGCGGTGGCAATGACCATTTCCCTCCAAATAGCTGACATCCGTTTGAATCTGCAACAGGGTCTCAATCATCAGCATCGTTCGTCTAAAATCCTTGATGGAGATCGACTTCACCGATATCACATATTCGGTTCAGATGGGAGTCATGTGGACAGTTATTGAGCCGGAGATCGCCATCGTTTGCGCTAATATGCCTCTCCTGAAGACGATCTTGGCAACCATGGCGCCCGGATTATTTTCGACTGGTCGGGGTCGCAGCCGGTATGGTGTGTCTGATCCACAGACCTTTGAACGACTCCAAGAGTCAAACAACATTTATCCGATGAACCAAAGGGACCACGAGGCAGTCCGCACACATATCTCTGGCACGGGCACCAACGAATCGCAGACAGATTTGTACGGAAAGGGGAACAAGACATTTGTCGCTTCCAAGGAAAGTGACGAGGACCTGCGTCCAAATGGGAGACATGTTCGCCGAGATTCTCCACCGGGCGCGATTAACGTGACCCAAGATTTTACTGTACATTATCGTTCATGATGCTAGACAAACGAACGATGCATCCACGTTTCCTGCGGTTTATAGCGGCCACGATGCCAAAATTAGATACATAGTTTTTACTGCTCTCATCTCCGTCCTACTAGGGTGTGTATTCTAATTTCTCAGGAGCAGGCCTATTTGAAAATTGCCCTCTTATATCTCTCTACTACTACCAGAATGCCTGCTAGTCAGTTCTCTAATTTCGCCATACCTAGGTCCACTATGTATAAGTTAGTAGTATCGTGCACGGTCAGACAGCAGTCCTGACATTTTTGAAGACGTACGATCAACAATGTATGATCAATCAATTAAATTATAGAGTCTAAAATGATACGTCCCGTAGGTAGCTAGGTAGGGGACGGTGggtcattttcttttttctcgAGGGCAAGTCAAACAAAGCCCCCCTTTGCCCCACTTTCGGACATTATGCGCGATActgtcaagaattggacgtATCAATCTCCACATTTACAATTCCTATTTTGT from Penicillium psychrofluorescens genome assembly, chromosome: 5 carries:
- a CDS encoding uncharacterized protein (ID:PFLUO_008083-T1.cds;~source:funannotate), whose translation is MTVTYALDTPLSRNPVIAVTVLGGLATFTTGLRFYALRLRLVKPGAPEYLILAALAIVYVDIAIQYILSIIGGAGRKIGEVDPSSVIITLKTILPLEALYGIVLGLIKSSIMLFYFRIFGSKRSFRISIFVTMTIVWMWSASVILETFLLCRPLAYNWDTSIPGTCGDRNATYVVAGTLNLITDLMVMALPLPHIWKLQLTLAKKVALCGVFSIGLLVSIISIVRLKSLMEIDFTDITYSVQMGVMWTVIEPEIAIVCANMPLLKTILATMAPGLFSTGRGRSRYGVSDPQTFERLQESNNIYPMNQRDHEAVRTHISGTGTNESQTDLYGKGNKTFVASKESDEDLRPNGRHVRRDSPPGAINVTQDFTVHYRS